From the Cetobacterium ceti genome, one window contains:
- a CDS encoding PTS sugar transporter subunit IIA — translation MKLSSYLSPDLIVTNLDGSNMEELISNFIETVSKRDKNIFKEKKDLVKEIILEREREASTYVGYGIAVPHGRINHFDDLVIGIGILKNPLPVLFQGKEEKLNLIILVAGDLLKSKSILKIMSGISSLALKHKEALDKILKSKNPEEIIEIFREYNIEIDHDIIAEDLINSTLVPARDNNTLEDIARRLISENISGLPVVDGYNNFLGEITERELIAFGMPKYTSILDDLSFLTVGEPFENYLTKENITPIKDLYRTENIVTLDREAPIMEIAYIFMSKKVTRIYVVDKGKYSGVILRSDIIKKILHI, via the coding sequence ATGAAACTATCTAGTTATCTTTCACCTGATTTAATTGTTACAAATCTTGATGGAAGTAATATGGAGGAACTTATTTCAAATTTTATTGAAACAGTTTCCAAAAGAGATAAGAATATTTTCAAAGAGAAAAAAGATCTCGTAAAAGAAATTATTCTTGAAAGAGAAAGGGAAGCCTCTACCTATGTGGGATATGGTATAGCTGTTCCCCATGGAAGAATCAATCACTTTGATGATTTAGTTATTGGAATTGGAATTTTAAAAAATCCTTTACCTGTTTTGTTCCAAGGAAAGGAAGAAAAATTAAACTTAATTATCTTAGTAGCTGGAGATCTTTTAAAAAGTAAATCCATTCTTAAAATTATGTCTGGTATTTCCTCTCTAGCTTTAAAGCACAAGGAAGCCCTTGATAAAATTTTAAAAAGTAAAAATCCCGAAGAAATTATTGAAATTTTTAGAGAATATAATATTGAAATTGACCATGATATTATTGCTGAAGATTTAATAAATAGCACTTTAGTTCCCGCTAGGGATAATAATACTCTAGAGGATATTGCTAGAAGACTTATTTCTGAAAATATAAGTGGATTACCTGTTGTGGATGGATATAATAATTTTTTAGGAGAAATCACAGAGCGAGAACTTATCGCCTTTGGAATGCCTAAATACACATCTATTTTAGACGATTTAAGTTTTTTAACAGTGGGAGAACCCTTTGAAAATTATTTAACTAAGGAAAATATTACACCTATTAAGGATCTTTATAGAACAGAAAATATTGTAACCTTAGATAGGGAAGCTCCTATTATGGAAATAGCTTATATTTTCATGAGTAAAAAGGTTACAAGGATTTATGTGGTAGATAAAGGAAAATATTCTGGAGTTATACTCAGATCTGATATTATTAAAAAAATTCTACACATATAA